From Psychrobacillus sp. FSL K6-2836, a single genomic window includes:
- a CDS encoding glycosyltransferase family 4 protein, with translation MRIVQLITHMHEVGGAQVHVRDLSKRLAQEGHHISILYGTEKKLADELYVNEIEYIPIKHLLRNMHLVKDLLAFFEMRKSLKQMNPDIVAIHSSKAGILGRVACWSLRIPFVFTAHGWAFTEGVGKNKQVFYRRVEKWIGKITKKVITVCDYDRILALQHQVLTSTKLETIHNGVMDQSNPNNPLVPTEMVKILMVARFDTPKRHLELLEALSLIKDLNWYMIFAGDGRLKEQCAQYVQEHNMGHKVTFLGNHSNVSELLMDADIFVLTSSWEGLPLSILEAMSHGLPIVASNVGGVKEAVRNSENGYLIHHNLPELLSTLIENPSLRKKMGKKSREIYETSFTFERMYYKTFLTYKNLIKLGEKD, from the coding sequence ATGAGAATTGTTCAACTGATCACACATATGCATGAAGTAGGGGGGGCTCAAGTACATGTTCGAGACCTTTCCAAAAGACTTGCACAGGAAGGGCATCATATTTCCATTCTATACGGAACAGAAAAAAAACTTGCAGATGAGCTATATGTAAATGAAATTGAGTACATTCCAATAAAGCACTTATTAAGGAATATGCATTTGGTCAAGGATTTACTCGCTTTTTTTGAAATGCGAAAATCATTGAAACAAATGAACCCTGATATAGTTGCCATTCATTCTTCCAAAGCTGGCATACTTGGGAGAGTTGCTTGTTGGTCACTTCGGATTCCTTTCGTATTTACAGCTCATGGTTGGGCGTTCACAGAAGGTGTAGGAAAAAATAAACAGGTTTTTTATCGCAGGGTAGAAAAGTGGATAGGTAAAATAACGAAAAAAGTTATTACCGTTTGTGATTATGACAGAATTCTAGCATTGCAGCATCAAGTTCTAACTTCCACAAAACTAGAAACGATTCACAACGGTGTGATGGATCAAAGTAATCCAAACAATCCATTAGTACCTACTGAAATGGTGAAAATTTTAATGGTTGCCCGTTTTGATACACCGAAAAGACATTTAGAACTTTTAGAGGCTCTGTCCCTTATTAAGGATTTAAATTGGTATATGATATTTGCAGGTGATGGAAGGCTGAAAGAACAATGTGCCCAATATGTTCAAGAGCATAACATGGGGCATAAAGTAACTTTTTTAGGTAATCATTCTAACGTTTCGGAACTACTAATGGATGCGGATATTTTTGTGTTGACCTCATCGTGGGAGGGGTTGCCACTTTCAATATTAGAAGCGATGTCGCACGGACTACCAATTGTTGCCTCTAATGTAGGTGGAGTCAAGGAAGCGGTTAGGAATTCTGAAAACGGATATTTAATTCACCATAATTTACCTGAATTACTTTCCACTTTAATAGAAAATCCTTCGCTTCGAAAAAAGATGGGCAAAAAAAGTCGTGAAATATATGAAACTAGTTTTACATTTGAAAGGATGTATTATAAAACCTTTCTTACGTATAAAAACTTAATAAAATTGGGGGAAAAAGATTGA
- a CDS encoding NAD-dependent epimerase/dehydratase family protein produces MKVLVTGAAGFIGSYVVQELLDHQYSVVALDNLSKGNKSRVSLGATFYEADINSEEIGHIFQFEQPDFVIHLAAQSSVLESMERPIEDCQANVLGTLNILRLSNQFNVKKFILASSAAVYGNPTSLPVKENSKLAPLSFYALSKISAENYVHLYEKMFGLKSCILRFSNVFGPNQESGVIDSLLNRISRMEAPIINNGSQTRDFIYVKDVAAACLTALVSYETGVFQISSGIETTINELFKLISHVTNIEIEPLIKELDASEIKRSVLSNEKAVNLLHWEPNYSLEEGIEEIIQSYNMVEQL; encoded by the coding sequence TTGAAGGTACTAGTTACAGGAGCGGCAGGATTTATAGGATCATACGTGGTACAAGAGCTTTTAGATCATCAATATTCAGTAGTTGCTTTAGATAATTTATCTAAAGGTAATAAAAGCAGGGTATCTTTGGGTGCTACCTTTTATGAAGCAGATATTAATAGCGAAGAAATAGGACATATTTTTCAGTTTGAACAGCCTGACTTTGTTATCCATTTAGCAGCTCAATCCTCGGTACTTGAATCTATGGAGAGACCAATAGAAGATTGCCAAGCGAATGTTCTAGGTACACTCAATATTCTCCGGCTTTCCAATCAATTTAATGTGAAAAAGTTTATATTAGCTTCCTCAGCAGCTGTTTATGGGAATCCAACTTCTTTGCCAGTAAAAGAGAATTCAAAATTGGCTCCTCTTTCTTTTTATGCATTATCTAAAATTTCCGCGGAGAATTATGTACACTTATATGAAAAAATGTTTGGCCTTAAAAGCTGTATACTACGATTTTCTAATGTGTTTGGACCCAATCAGGAGAGTGGGGTAATTGACAGTTTATTAAATCGAATTTCCAGAATGGAAGCACCGATTATTAACAATGGTAGTCAAACGAGGGATTTTATCTATGTAAAAGATGTTGCCGCCGCTTGTCTTACAGCATTAGTTTCTTATGAAACGGGTGTCTTCCAAATTAGCTCAGGCATAGAAACAACGATTAATGAATTATTTAAGCTAATCTCTCATGTTACCAATATAGAAATAGAGCCGCTTATAAAAGAATTAGATGCTTCGGAGATTAAACGAAGTGTACTCTCAAATGAAAAAGCTGTAAACCTACTGCATTGGGAACCTAATTATTCATTGGAAGAGGGTATAGAAGAAATTATTCAATCTTATAATATGGTGGAACAATTATAA
- a CDS encoding GNAT family N-acetyltransferase — protein sequence MKLISIKSYSHLEVYEQDWNKITEENENTNPFIEYEFVYNWWKILGSKEDVEILAVQDHNRVIAFFPFQFKKTWFGYMCHFLAFGVANYMDIIVRRSDASRAIMFVLDEMISRKKSIVFYLHGLLESTNTPYALSQYVNARNLKERHFSIITPFINLENLDVDEYMKSRKKLHGMDRRDKRLRGLGEISLQLLESNDMDEIVRLHKRRWEKKNDTSGFSSESKLEFFRYLAELPKGKFSVRLTTLQVQEEKVAFTYGFTCRTRYLGYVLGHDSDFDCYGPGRLLIKEKVSHLISEGFLKLDMSIGYEPYKMDWNTDVDYTRKSIFSTNTIRAKTIRNILWIKNILISKVKKYRAVVLFRRNTIGKVRYFLRQKGSFRYKIRVINRKLFPFIFDKRSYVIGKISNFEVVEDTETSFKELSPNLALTSEHERKEILQKIYNGYAGFYSEDILKAFWVNENVIRLDDVEVVLNLKKRSIYIRDWKNENILQVLGFVNSHYKGKDIFVSVHTKDKESVKLLTQLGFQWTEKVSFIRVLGKTKTSREKF from the coding sequence TTGAAGCTTATTAGTATTAAATCTTATTCACATTTAGAAGTTTACGAACAGGACTGGAATAAGATAACAGAGGAAAACGAAAATACTAATCCCTTTATAGAATACGAGTTTGTATATAACTGGTGGAAAATATTGGGGTCTAAAGAAGATGTAGAAATCTTAGCAGTACAGGATCATAATCGGGTTATTGCCTTTTTTCCCTTTCAATTCAAAAAAACATGGTTTGGCTATATGTGTCACTTTTTAGCTTTTGGAGTAGCAAACTATATGGATATTATTGTTAGGAGATCTGATGCAAGCCGAGCCATTATGTTTGTATTGGATGAAATGATAAGTAGAAAAAAAAGCATCGTATTTTATCTCCATGGATTATTAGAGAGTACGAATACTCCGTATGCATTATCACAGTATGTAAATGCAAGGAATTTGAAAGAACGCCACTTTTCCATTATTACACCGTTTATAAATCTTGAGAATCTAGATGTCGATGAGTATATGAAATCTCGAAAAAAACTGCATGGGATGGATCGACGGGACAAGAGGTTAAGGGGGTTAGGTGAAATTTCCTTACAACTATTGGAGTCTAATGATATGGACGAGATAGTTAGATTGCATAAGCGACGATGGGAGAAGAAAAATGACACAAGCGGCTTTTCTTCAGAAAGTAAGCTGGAGTTCTTTAGATATCTAGCTGAGTTACCCAAAGGAAAGTTTTCAGTTCGTTTAACAACACTTCAAGTACAAGAAGAAAAGGTTGCTTTTACGTATGGATTTACTTGTCGTACACGTTATTTAGGATATGTATTAGGACATGATTCGGATTTTGATTGTTATGGGCCAGGCAGATTATTGATAAAAGAAAAAGTTAGCCATTTAATATCCGAAGGGTTTCTAAAATTGGATATGAGTATTGGGTATGAACCTTATAAGATGGATTGGAATACTGATGTGGACTATACAAGAAAATCTATATTTTCTACAAATACCATACGGGCAAAGACTATTAGAAATATACTATGGATCAAGAATATACTTATTTCTAAAGTAAAAAAATACAGAGCTGTTGTGTTGTTTCGAAGAAATACGATAGGGAAAGTTAGATACTTTCTACGTCAAAAAGGAAGTTTTAGATATAAGATAAGAGTTATTAATAGGAAGTTATTTCCCTTTATCTTTGACAAGAGATCTTATGTAATTGGGAAAATTTCAAACTTTGAAGTGGTCGAGGACACAGAGACTAGCTTTAAAGAACTATCTCCAAATTTAGCTCTCACCTCTGAACATGAACGAAAAGAAATTTTACAGAAAATTTATAATGGATATGCAGGATTCTATTCAGAAGACATATTAAAAGCATTTTGGGTAAATGAAAATGTCATACGATTAGATGATGTTGAGGTAGTCCTTAATCTAAAAAAAAGAAGCATTTATATACGAGATTGGAAAAATGAAAATATTCTACAAGTTCTAGGGTTTGTGAATTCTCATTATAAAGGGAAAGATATATTTGTAAGTGTTCATACAAAGGATAAGGAAAGTGTTAAATTACTAACCCAACTTGGGTTTCAGTGGACCGAGAAAGTTTCTTTTATAAGAGTCTTAGGAAAAACTAAAACTAGTAGAGAAAAATTCTAA
- a CDS encoding polysaccharide deacetylase family protein: protein MDFELNWGVHDVYTKEEYGNNILGARIAIPQILQLFLKYDIHATWAIVGMLYCKDKQELLSYFNTMDIPYENTAFSPVMNLSNVGANETVDPYHFGMSLIDMIRETSNQEIGTHTFSHYYCLENGQNKEHFEKDLKAVSSLGKTASLVFPRNQVNPHYLHVCEKLGVKAYRGNEKTWMYKAHTSEKNSWLKRLCRLIDAYVNISGNHTYCLKNIETDPIVNIPSSRFLRPYNSRFSMLEQLRLRRIKKGLTKAAKKNELYHLWWHPHNFGRDTKENIQFLEEILKHVDYLKNKYNFQSMHMRDVTDVLKIITSKIVTKSYYFPFIVIF, encoded by the coding sequence TTGGACTTTGAGCTAAATTGGGGAGTACATGATGTTTATACAAAAGAAGAATATGGCAACAATATTTTGGGTGCACGTATAGCTATACCTCAAATACTTCAATTGTTTTTAAAATATGATATTCATGCAACATGGGCGATTGTTGGTATGCTGTATTGTAAGGATAAACAGGAACTTTTATCATATTTTAACACGATGGATATACCTTATGAAAATACTGCATTTAGCCCAGTAATGAATCTATCCAATGTAGGGGCCAATGAAACGGTGGACCCTTATCATTTCGGCATGTCATTAATCGATATGATACGAGAAACATCCAATCAAGAGATAGGAACACATACCTTTTCTCATTATTATTGCTTAGAAAATGGGCAAAATAAGGAGCATTTCGAAAAGGATTTGAAGGCTGTTTCTTCCTTGGGAAAAACAGCATCTTTAGTTTTTCCAAGGAACCAAGTAAACCCACATTATTTACATGTATGCGAAAAGCTTGGAGTAAAGGCATACAGAGGAAATGAAAAGACCTGGATGTATAAAGCTCATACAAGTGAAAAAAATTCATGGCTGAAACGATTGTGTCGTCTAATAGATGCATATGTAAATATATCTGGGAATCACACGTATTGTTTAAAGAATATCGAAACAGATCCAATTGTTAACATTCCTTCTAGTCGCTTCTTGAGACCTTATAATAGTAGATTTTCTATGTTAGAACAGCTTCGGCTCCGCCGTATTAAAAAAGGATTGACTAAGGCCGCAAAGAAAAACGAACTCTATCATTTATGGTGGCATCCGCATAATTTTGGGAGAGATACAAAGGAAAATATCCAATTTTTAGAAGAAATCTTAAAGCATGTCGACTATCTAAAGAACAAGTACAACTTTCAAAGTATGCATATGCGAGATGTTACGGACGTTTTAAAGATTATTACGTCAAAAATAGTAACGAAAAGTTACTATTTCCCATTTATTGTGATTTTTTAA
- a CDS encoding NAD(P)/FAD-dependent oxidoreductase, whose translation MNIHNGSLYWPTTTAPFTPKTTYELLDIYDAVIVGSGISGSLTALALADSGLKIAILDKREMATGSSSANTGLLQYSNDIMLHELIEQIGEKEAVRFYQLCYEAMDDLENIAKNLPIEVDFIRRPSICYASDENDVEKIKTEYETLKKFGFPCDYWERNEMAEKMPFAKNGALVTFGDAEINPLKFVHGILTKLEDLGVHLFPYTEVLDVFEDNDNLDIRTSAQSFYAKHIVYTTGYETTPVGKRIGADINRSYAFVSNPIPEFSDWYEQALIWETKRPYLYIRSTVEGRLVVGGLDEDKTEAPHSDEIIQKRAENLLHQAKELFPNYDIRIDYAYAASFGESVDNIPFIGQHPSKQNQFYLLGYGGNGTVYSMLGSHILKDLIVGNRSEDAELVQLERKYGIA comes from the coding sequence ATGAATATACATAATGGATCTCTTTATTGGCCTACTACTACAGCGCCATTCACACCAAAAACTACTTATGAACTACTAGACATATATGATGCAGTTATAGTTGGTTCCGGAATATCGGGATCACTTACTGCGCTTGCATTAGCAGATAGTGGTCTTAAAATAGCAATATTAGACAAGCGTGAGATGGCAACAGGGAGCTCTAGCGCAAATACAGGGCTCCTGCAATATTCGAATGATATTATGCTACACGAACTAATCGAACAAATTGGGGAAAAGGAAGCCGTTCGCTTTTACCAGCTTTGTTATGAAGCAATGGATGACCTTGAGAATATAGCAAAGAACCTACCCATCGAAGTAGACTTCATCCGAAGACCAAGTATATGTTATGCGAGCGATGAAAACGATGTAGAAAAGATAAAAACAGAATATGAAACATTAAAAAAGTTTGGGTTTCCTTGTGACTATTGGGAACGAAATGAAATGGCTGAAAAAATGCCTTTTGCCAAGAATGGAGCATTAGTGACATTTGGTGATGCGGAGATTAATCCACTGAAGTTTGTACATGGAATACTAACTAAATTAGAGGATTTAGGTGTACATTTATTTCCATATACAGAGGTGTTGGATGTATTTGAGGATAACGATAATTTAGATATACGCACCTCTGCTCAATCTTTTTATGCCAAACATATCGTCTACACAACTGGCTATGAAACAACTCCAGTAGGTAAACGGATTGGAGCCGATATTAATCGTTCCTATGCATTTGTTAGCAATCCAATCCCAGAGTTTAGTGATTGGTATGAACAAGCATTAATTTGGGAAACAAAGCGACCTTATTTATACATTCGCTCAACAGTTGAAGGAAGATTAGTTGTTGGAGGATTAGACGAGGATAAAACAGAAGCCCCTCACTCGGATGAAATCATTCAGAAACGAGCGGAAAATTTATTACACCAGGCTAAAGAGTTATTTCCTAATTATGATATACGAATAGATTATGCCTACGCTGCTAGCTTTGGTGAGTCCGTAGATAATATTCCATTTATCGGGCAACATCCTAGCAAACAAAACCAATTCTATTTACTCGGTTATGGAGGAAATGGAACTGTTTATAGTATGCTAGGCTCTCATATTTTAAAAGATTTAATAGTAGGAAATCGAAGCGAGGATGCTGAGCTTGTTCAACTTGAGCGGAAATATGGTATAGCATAA
- a CDS encoding 5'-3' exonuclease: MTQEKPHVLVIDGMALLFRSFFATAMSGNYFKNDKGIPTNAVQGFARHVLAAQNLMQPTHMAICWDKGMLTFRNELYDGYKANRPKPAEELIPQFDMAQDLSEHLGWMNFGIAGMEADDTIASVTHKWKEDARFTIVSGDKDLLQLLEPSTEIAFTKKGFTIYDVYNEGRFLEEYGISPLLFPDVKAFMGDSSDGYAGVKGIGPKTALQLVQTYGTVDKVIEALPLLKAGQRTKIETDLEMLKLSKELATIRRDVPIGAELDHLLIQDIAAEKHDFLYEHGYTILARQLQK; this comes from the coding sequence ATGACTCAGGAAAAACCACATGTATTAGTAATAGATGGAATGGCATTATTATTTAGATCGTTTTTTGCAACTGCAATGTCCGGGAATTATTTTAAAAATGACAAAGGAATTCCAACAAATGCGGTGCAAGGATTCGCTCGCCATGTATTGGCAGCTCAAAATCTAATGCAGCCTACTCATATGGCTATTTGCTGGGATAAAGGCATGCTTACATTTAGAAATGAGTTGTATGATGGCTATAAAGCAAATCGACCTAAGCCAGCCGAAGAGCTTATACCTCAGTTTGATATGGCTCAGGATTTGTCTGAGCATTTAGGGTGGATGAACTTTGGAATAGCTGGAATGGAAGCGGATGATACAATTGCTTCGGTTACACATAAATGGAAGGAGGACGCGAGGTTTACAATAGTTAGTGGAGATAAGGATCTTCTGCAATTACTAGAGCCATCCACAGAAATCGCGTTCACGAAAAAAGGTTTTACCATTTATGATGTATACAATGAAGGTCGTTTCCTTGAGGAATATGGGATCTCTCCATTACTTTTTCCGGATGTGAAGGCATTTATGGGAGATTCTAGTGATGGCTATGCAGGAGTTAAGGGAATAGGTCCGAAAACAGCACTACAGCTTGTCCAAACCTATGGAACTGTAGATAAAGTCATAGAGGCATTGCCACTTTTGAAAGCAGGCCAGAGAACGAAAATTGAGACGGATTTGGAGATGCTGAAACTGTCCAAAGAGCTAGCTACAATTCGAAGAGATGTCCCGATAGGAGCAGAGCTGGATCATTTACTAATACAAGATATCGCTGCGGAGAAACACGATTTCTTATATGAGCATGGTTATACTATATTGGCTAGACAGCTTCAAAAATAG
- a CDS encoding C39 family peptidase: protein MKLQLPVQGYSQYDSLIQANYRASACGPVTAYVLLNYLFPQASPYQPNDLYKKLGGTRIGLFTYRFIRNLRKLLGPNWKVSKCTLQVAFNELKNGRPVALKFDKYFSLQWNKKFNFSYHWVPLIGYELVDSEVVLIIHDNGGRNRPSQIRRVRYSDNASILTFVQITPIEE from the coding sequence ATGAAATTACAACTGCCAGTTCAAGGTTATTCTCAATATGATTCATTGATTCAAGCTAATTATCGTGCTTCTGCTTGCGGACCAGTTACAGCTTACGTCTTGTTAAATTACTTATTTCCTCAAGCAAGTCCCTATCAGCCAAATGATTTATATAAAAAATTAGGTGGAACCCGCATTGGGTTATTTACCTATCGATTTATTCGAAACTTGCGAAAGTTGTTAGGACCAAATTGGAAAGTTAGCAAGTGTACATTACAAGTAGCTTTTAACGAATTGAAAAACGGCAGACCCGTTGCATTAAAATTCGATAAATACTTTTCGCTACAGTGGAATAAAAAATTCAATTTTTCCTATCACTGGGTTCCGCTTATTGGCTATGAATTAGTTGATAGTGAAGTGGTGCTAATCATCCATGACAATGGAGGTAGAAACCGCCCAAGTCAAATTAGAAGAGTTCGCTATTCAGATAATGCATCCATTCTCACTTTCGTTCAAATTACTCCTATAGAAGAATAA
- a CDS encoding GNAT family N-acetyltransferase, which translates to MIRLLQTGDLKQAADIASLAYPGMLIQSDEKKKEFMERLATEQDEDNGIQFFGCFDEQDELLGIFRVNDFECNINGKFQRIFGIGMVAVHLLHKKEKIAFQLLSHFHAYARQENVALVSLYPFNPSFYRKMGYGYGPLRYEFKFKPGELIADGNKSQVKFLTPSDEDAIVSLYNEYAQNNHGMLKRTWKEKQYIKTKKTYYVGVEEGNRLVGALAFTLDPVKDSHFLHQHMIIHEWIWSNPSAYKQLASWVSSQQDQVDRIIFRTNDQSFLYSLSNPLNDSNHVIPSVYHEVATTGSGIMYRITNIESFVNGTNFHGQGRPQENTKIILEIKDSFIAEQHGVYELSFSSEQWEIHKVEKTDELVNVIIGIHDLSSWWMGCVTLESLYNCGEAEVHQQDPKKLDEWFKPRNGPICFTTF; encoded by the coding sequence ATGATTAGGTTACTACAAACAGGGGACTTAAAACAGGCAGCCGATATAGCTTCTCTTGCATATCCTGGAATGCTCATACAGTCAGATGAAAAGAAAAAAGAATTCATGGAGCGATTGGCAACAGAGCAAGATGAAGATAATGGGATACAATTTTTTGGTTGTTTTGATGAACAGGATGAACTTCTTGGGATATTTCGAGTGAATGATTTTGAATGTAATATAAATGGAAAGTTTCAGCGCATATTTGGTATTGGAATGGTTGCTGTTCATTTGTTACATAAAAAAGAAAAAATTGCATTTCAACTTCTATCCCATTTTCATGCCTACGCTAGACAGGAAAATGTTGCACTTGTCTCACTATATCCTTTTAACCCTAGTTTTTATCGGAAAATGGGGTATGGGTACGGTCCATTACGATACGAATTTAAATTTAAACCTGGTGAATTGATAGCAGACGGCAATAAAAGCCAGGTGAAGTTTTTAACACCATCGGATGAGGATGCTATCGTATCTCTATATAATGAATACGCTCAAAACAATCATGGAATGTTGAAAAGAACTTGGAAGGAAAAGCAATATATTAAAACGAAAAAAACATATTATGTTGGAGTAGAAGAGGGAAATCGTTTAGTTGGGGCGCTAGCTTTCACTTTGGACCCAGTAAAAGACAGCCATTTTTTGCATCAGCATATGATTATACACGAATGGATATGGAGTAACCCAAGTGCCTATAAACAACTTGCCTCTTGGGTAAGTTCACAGCAGGATCAAGTAGATCGAATTATTTTCCGTACGAATGATCAATCATTTTTGTATAGTCTTTCAAACCCATTAAATGATTCAAATCATGTAATTCCAAGCGTTTATCATGAAGTGGCCACTACTGGTTCAGGCATTATGTATCGAATTACAAATATAGAGTCGTTTGTTAATGGCACTAATTTTCATGGCCAAGGGAGACCACAGGAAAATACAAAGATTATATTGGAAATAAAGGATTCATTTATTGCTGAGCAGCACGGGGTTTATGAATTATCTTTTAGTAGTGAACAATGGGAAATTCATAAAGTAGAAAAAACGGATGAACTGGTGAATGTTATTATCGGAATCCACGATTTAAGTTCATGGTGGATGGGCTGTGTAACATTAGAGTCTCTTTATAATTGCGGAGAAGCAGAGGTACACCAGCAGGATCCTAAAAAACTAGATGAATGGTTTAAACCGAGGAATGGACCTATATGTTTTACAACTTTTTGA
- a CDS encoding STAS domain-containing protein produces the protein MSKEHEIIELKEKIAYYERIIKTISTPIIPSIVPKTILIPIAGYMFRERFENIQTKTLQYIGEHKEIEHAVFDFTGVNVEDVEAFDYNELAMSISSLNSSLRLMGIRPIYVGFNPRFIREIVHASIQVDIETYKSFREALNKLLVESNNFIGMK, from the coding sequence ATGTCAAAAGAACATGAAATAATTGAATTAAAAGAAAAAATTGCTTATTACGAACGAATTATTAAAACAATTTCTACCCCTATTATTCCATCTATAGTTCCTAAGACCATTTTAATCCCTATTGCTGGCTATATGTTTAGAGAGCGCTTTGAAAATATTCAGACTAAAACTCTCCAATATATCGGAGAGCATAAAGAAATTGAACATGCAGTATTTGATTTTACTGGGGTTAATGTAGAAGATGTTGAAGCATTCGATTACAATGAACTTGCCATGTCTATTTCCAGTTTGAATAGCTCCCTTCGATTAATGGGAATTCGTCCAATTTATGTTGGGTTCAATCCTCGATTTATCCGTGAAATTGTTCACGCAAGTATTCAAGTGGATATAGAGACATATAAAAGCTTCCGTGAGGCATTGAACAAGCTACTAGTTGAATCCAACAATTTCATCGGTATGAAATAA
- a CDS encoding thioredoxin family protein has translation MQKITTTEQFNEIISGDKEVLVKFEAGWCPDCRRMEMFIDPIVEKYNQYTWYEVNRDELPEVAEKYEVMGIPSLLIYQNGEKKAHLHSANAKSPEQVTEFLDAQN, from the coding sequence ATGCAAAAAATTACAACTACTGAACAATTCAATGAGATCATTTCTGGAGACAAAGAGGTTTTAGTAAAATTTGAAGCTGGATGGTGTCCTGATTGCCGTCGTATGGAAATGTTCATCGATCCAATAGTAGAAAAATATAACCAATATACTTGGTACGAAGTCAATCGCGATGAGCTACCTGAAGTTGCTGAAAAATATGAAGTAATGGGAATCCCAAGTCTTCTTATTTACCAAAACGGCGAGAAAAAAGCACATCTTCATAGTGCAAATGCAAAATCACCTGAACAGGTAACAGAATTCTTAGATGCACAGAACTAA